The proteins below are encoded in one region of Fibrella aestuarina BUZ 2:
- a CDS encoding Hsp20/alpha crystallin family protein, with protein sequence MNTLARVNNMPTLLDTFFGPSLMTRPYVTRYAQPTLTTPAVNVKDTEAAYQIDVAAPGAKKEDFGLSLNQNVLTISFKHEKNTEETNDNYVRKEFAFQSFERSFRLPKTVNAEGIKATYTDGILSVELPKMEEPKPEVKQIAIA encoded by the coding sequence ATGAACACCTTAGCTCGCGTAAACAACATGCCGACGTTGCTCGACACTTTTTTCGGTCCTTCATTGATGACTCGCCCTTACGTAACCCGCTACGCTCAGCCTACGCTGACCACGCCAGCCGTTAACGTGAAAGATACGGAAGCCGCCTACCAGATTGACGTGGCTGCTCCCGGTGCCAAAAAAGAAGATTTCGGTTTGTCGCTGAACCAGAACGTATTGACGATCAGCTTCAAACATGAGAAAAACACGGAAGAAACCAACGATAATTACGTTCGCAAAGAATTTGCGTTCCAGTCGTTTGAGCGGAGCTTCCGGTTACCCAAAACGGTGAACGCCGAAGGCATCAAAGCCACCTACACCGACGGTATTCTGTCGGTTGAGTTGCCGAAGATGGAAGAGCCGAAGCCCGAAGTGAAGCAAATCGCCATTGCCTAA